In a single window of the Cucumis melo cultivar AY chromosome 11, USDA_Cmelo_AY_1.0, whole genome shotgun sequence genome:
- the LOC103497404 gene encoding uncharacterized protein LOC103497404, which yields MGICVSSDSTNVATAKLILIDGTLVEYSYPVKVSYVLQKHPSSFICNSDDMDFDDVVYAVDEDDELQLGQLYFALPLERLNQRMQAEEMAALAVKASSALMKGGGGGGMEKCGSRGTAVIPVGNCEEEEGFRKEPRKGGLKKKGGSRKFRAKLSAIPE from the coding sequence ATGGGGATTTGTGTTTCGTCTGATTCTACCAACGTTGCTACAGCGAAATTGATTCTTATTGATGGAACATTGGTTGAGTATTCATACCCGGTTAAAGTTTCTTACGTCCTACAAAAACATCCGTCGAGTTTTATCTGCAACTCGGACGATATGGATTTCGACGACGTCGTTTACGCCGTTGACGAAGACGACGAGCTTCAACTCGGGCAGCTTTACTTTGCTTTACCGTTGGAGAGGCTGAATCAGCGGATGCAGGCGGAGGAAATGGCAGCATTGGCGGTTAAGGCGAGTTCGGCGCTAATGAAGGGCGGAGGTGGTGGTGGGATGGAGAAATGTGGATCTAGAGGGACGGCGGTTATTCCGGTGGGAAATTGCGAGGAGGAGGAGGGGTTTAGGAAGGAACCGAGAAAGGGGGGTTTGAAGAAGAAGGGTGGAAGTAGGAAATTTAGGGCGAAGTTGAGTGCAATTCCGGAATAA